In Patescibacteria group bacterium, a single window of DNA contains:
- a CDS encoding alkaline phosphatase family protein translates to MANLVIFIDGFPYDQLAQTDFLNNLKKSRRIPGIGYSFNLYLEMFAGLVPDQSGVFCEFAFEPQRLQNKTVRILMPVLKIIDKLGIFSSLFKRFVTGYCGFKFHNVPFAYRYFFTDAGKQIQRPDLREKTIFKKIEKLSNGKIFDHSICCYTDKESVGLFYQNIDADNLFIHFTELDGAGHAGFLSAEYFAKLKWLDDKLKNIWQKYQERHPGANLIILSDHGFCSVEKFIRPEFERIGSLKAGRDYFYFVDTTMVKFWFLSQAAKEAVLKYLSGLDFGRVLSEQERLASGIADKKFADEIFLLQPGIAFFPSFYGGIIKVKGVHGYGPECSGHHGIFLYNTPRRVEIAPIINNKETYQCILDILDLK, encoded by the coding sequence ATGGCTAATCTGGTTATCTTCATCGACGGTTTTCCTTACGATCAGCTGGCGCAGACCGATTTTTTGAATAATCTCAAAAAAAGTCGTCGTATTCCCGGTATCGGCTATAGTTTTAATCTTTATTTGGAGATGTTTGCTGGACTAGTGCCAGATCAAAGCGGTGTGTTTTGTGAGTTTGCTTTTGAGCCGCAACGGTTGCAAAATAAAACCGTTCGTATTTTAATGCCGGTTTTGAAAATTATTGATAAACTCGGTATCTTTTCTTCTCTTTTTAAACGTTTTGTCACAGGGTATTGTGGTTTTAAGTTTCACAACGTGCCGTTTGCCTACCGATATTTTTTCACCGACGCGGGAAAACAAATCCAACGTCCTGATCTGCGGGAAAAAACTATTTTTAAGAAAATAGAAAAGTTAAGTAATGGTAAAATTTTTGATCATAGCATTTGCTGCTATACCGACAAAGAAAGCGTGGGTCTTTTTTATCAAAATATTGACGCCGATAATCTTTTTATTCATTTCACCGAGCTGGATGGAGCCGGTCACGCCGGATTTTTGAGCGCCGAATATTTTGCTAAGCTAAAATGGCTTGATGATAAGCTGAAAAATATCTGGCAAAAATATCAAGAGCGGCATCCGGGAGCAAATCTTATTATTTTGTCAGATCATGGTTTTTGCTCGGTTGAGAAATTTATCCGACCGGAGTTTGAAAGAATCGGCAGCTTAAAAGCCGGTAGAGATTATTTTTATTTTGTTGATACGACTATGGTTAAGTTTTGGTTTTTATCACAAGCGGCAAAAGAAGCGGTTTTGAAATATTTAAGCGGTTTGGATTTTGGCAGGGTTTTAAGTGAACAAGAACGTTTGGCTTCAGGAATAGCAGACAAAAAGTTTGCTGACGAGATTTTTTTACTTCAGCCCGGCATTGCCTTTTTCCCTTCTTTTTACGGTGGAATCATTAAGGTTAAAGGAGTACACGGTTACGGTCCGGAGTGTAGCGGACATCACGGAATATTTTTGTATAATACGCCAAGGCGGGTTGAAATTGCGCCTATCATCAATAACAAAGAAACATATCAGTGCATTTTAGATATTTTAGATTTAAAATAA
- a CDS encoding alpha-(1->3)-arabinofuranosyltransferase family protein, whose protein sequence is MIVLEKIKKYWPILFILVLGSLPLVWFRDGLLIAGGDNDWYLNPVKLFHDALYTWSGLKSAGEINFLVCHIFPLPAFWALLKLVGLSLVNIQRLWTILIFVTPALSIYYLVIRYFGADKKEVKYQLVGLLAAILYSFNMFLINSPLNSVASPVLAIMPLMLWFFISALEQEKFSFKYPAAISVLSIFLFFSNTNLAEVSIIPLVLGLYLLFFVAFNFKFFKIVHAFKVVVASVVAYLAVNSWWLLIISFSFVEAASKAGEIVKSISFVERSYLFEVFRLMGFWAFRIKTGAGLSNVPYSDLYYQPLLIILTYLIPLVVFFALIFRPRDKKIIFFSLIFLLGIFLAKGTNEPFGVVYGFLFEKIPGFWVFRNPYSKFMPLTIFGFSILYGLSAADIYYGAKKWFVTKIKNRQRAVAMALIILVFLGLLPIAAAWPILTGKFLSDASWYGTPEKSMHVQVPDYWQQANKWFTENDPEGRVLLLPKAGYGHCYKWLSGICTGGYVANYLIPNPIISYPNLKIDSPYDNTIDSLFSYIKPQTRVDLAELLGVFNIKYILQQDDLLWQRAGTDSYSPEQIKNILAEQPGIEFIKNFGKLNLYQIKGDYYVQRIFAPRKVSYTSSKDPLETSQAVLLNKKNVTEESMFEIKDGLDSSDKDLIATKRLADTNGYSLDIPAQAEYDFYLIQKPISPQVVVCAGCPSGFGISLGDEYSGKQLFFTKAISGGVYFDNDKKISLSWRRSIKIYPLDVNDVGIDSPIVGWSFIQNVGAVDLYGSQLSENFPEDYKTSSEAKIFFAGFRDGQQLGEDWGVEIFPDSFEIGTMKTRRVVVSVPAGTRPGEGYRFVYLKKPSMLSDLDFGSNVGTSSVLSVGSASLAAGNHRVLLTGLTSEDLDKMTFVAKKKVVEGGVVVPKITFKKINPTKYKVMVSGAVTDFSLVFSENFNTFWRVYVFPQVFLSQRELSGKPFSPVSSSGPVDADFVSEEYGGSTQNNNLTSPFYKTYFRSSLGEHQHFLANGYANGWWIKRPDCLEQGDKCQNFEIIIEFWPQRIYYLGGLISGLSFCLILFYLIKKIRSRE, encoded by the coding sequence ATGATTGTCTTGGAAAAAATAAAAAAGTATTGGCCGATTTTATTTATTTTAGTTTTGGGTTCTTTGCCCTTGGTTTGGTTTAGAGATGGTCTGCTTATCGCCGGCGGCGACAATGATTGGTATCTTAACCCGGTAAAGCTTTTTCACGATGCCCTTTACACCTGGTCAGGGCTAAAAAGCGCTGGAGAAATAAATTTTTTGGTTTGTCATATTTTTCCATTGCCTGCTTTTTGGGCTTTATTAAAACTGGTCGGTTTGAGTTTGGTTAATATCCAGAGGCTATGGACTATTTTGATTTTCGTTACCCCGGCTCTATCGATTTATTATTTGGTTATCAGATATTTTGGCGCAGACAAAAAGGAGGTTAAATATCAGCTCGTCGGACTGCTAGCCGCTATCCTCTATAGCTTCAATATGTTTTTGATTAATAGTCCGCTCAACTCCGTTGCTTCTCCGGTGCTGGCAATCATGCCGCTGATGCTTTGGTTCTTTATTTCGGCTTTGGAGCAAGAAAAATTTTCTTTCAAATATCCGGCGGCTATTAGCGTGTTATCTATTTTCCTCTTTTTTTCGAACACCAATCTGGCGGAAGTTAGTATTATACCACTGGTCCTCGGTCTTTATTTGTTATTTTTTGTTGCTTTCAACTTTAAATTTTTTAAAATAGTTCATGCTTTCAAAGTAGTCGTGGCTAGTGTAGTCGCATATCTGGCGGTTAACTCCTGGTGGTTGCTGATAATATCTTTTTCTTTTGTTGAAGCTGCTTCCAAAGCAGGAGAAATTGTAAAAAGTATCAGTTTTGTCGAACGTAGTTATTTGTTTGAAGTATTTAGATTGATGGGTTTTTGGGCTTTTAGGATCAAAACCGGCGCGGGGCTTTCAAACGTGCCGTACAGTGATTTGTATTATCAACCTTTACTTATAATCTTGACCTACCTAATTCCACTAGTGGTATTTTTCGCTTTAATTTTTCGACCGCGGGACAAGAAGATTATTTTTTTCTCCCTGATTTTTTTGCTGGGAATATTTTTAGCCAAGGGGACCAATGAACCGTTTGGTGTCGTCTATGGTTTTTTGTTTGAAAAGATCCCTGGATTTTGGGTTTTTCGCAACCCTTACTCCAAATTTATGCCTTTGACGATATTTGGTTTTTCGATTTTGTATGGTTTATCTGCCGCCGATATATATTATGGAGCAAAAAAGTGGTTTGTAACCAAGATAAAAAACCGGCAAAGGGCGGTAGCGATGGCTTTGATTATCCTTGTGTTTTTGGGGTTACTGCCAATTGCGGCTGCCTGGCCAATACTGACCGGTAAATTTTTGTCCGATGCTTCCTGGTATGGTACACCTGAAAAATCAATGCATGTCCAAGTGCCGGACTACTGGCAGCAAGCAAACAAATGGTTTACAGAAAACGACCCTGAAGGTAGAGTTTTGCTTTTACCCAAAGCAGGATATGGGCATTGTTATAAATGGTTGTCGGGAATATGCACCGGAGGATATGTTGCCAACTATCTTATACCAAATCCGATTATCAGCTATCCCAATCTAAAAATAGATTCTCCGTACGATAACACGATTGATAGTCTTTTTTCTTACATTAAACCGCAGACCAGGGTTGATCTTGCCGAATTACTGGGTGTTTTTAATATTAAATATATCTTGCAGCAAGACGATTTACTGTGGCAAAGGGCGGGCACCGATTCTTATTCGCCGGAACAGATAAAAAATATTTTAGCGGAGCAGCCGGGGATAGAGTTTATAAAAAATTTTGGCAAGTTGAATCTTTATCAGATTAAAGGTGATTATTACGTGCAGAGAATTTTTGCCCCACGTAAAGTTAGTTATACGTCTAGCAAAGATCCCCTGGAGACAAGTCAGGCGGTTTTACTCAACAAAAAAAACGTGACGGAAGAGTCGATGTTCGAAATAAAAGATGGTTTGGATAGTTCAGACAAGGATTTGATAGCAACAAAAAGACTAGCCGATACTAACGGTTATAGTCTAGATATACCAGCGCAGGCAGAATATGATTTTTATTTGATTCAAAAACCAATCTCGCCGCAAGTTGTGGTCTGTGCCGGATGCCCGTCGGGTTTTGGTATTAGTCTTGGCGATGAATATTCGGGGAAACAATTATTTTTTACTAAAGCAATAAGTGGTGGAGTTTACTTTGATAATGACAAAAAGATTTCTTTGTCCTGGCGTCGGTCGATAAAGATTTATCCTTTAGACGTTAATGATGTGGGTATTGATAGTCCGATAGTCGGTTGGAGTTTTATCCAAAATGTTGGGGCGGTAGATCTTTACGGGTCGCAGCTGTCGGAAAATTTTCCCGAAGACTACAAAACGTCATCAGAAGCAAAAATATTTTTTGCCGGTTTCCGGGATGGACAGCAACTGGGCGAAGACTGGGGGGTCGAAATTTTTCCCGATTCTTTTGAAATAGGGACTATGAAGACCAGAAGGGTGGTGGTTAGTGTGCCAGCGGGAACTAGACCCGGGGAGGGCTATCGATTCGTTTATCTCAAAAAACCAAGCATGCTTTCCGATTTAGATTTTGGGAGCAATGTCGGCACAAGCAGTGTTTTATCTGTCGGTTCTGCAAGTCTCGCTGCCGGCAATCATCGTGTTTTATTGACCGGACTGACCAGCGAGGATTTGGATAAAATGACTTTTGTTGCCAAGAAAAAGGTGGTGGAAGGCGGAGTGGTGGTGCCAAAAATAACATTCAAAAAAATCAACCCGACAAAGTATAAAGTGATGGTTAGTGGAGCTGTAACCGATTTTTCTTTGGTTTTTTCTGAAAACTTTAATACTTTTTGGAGGGTTTATGTCTTTCCTCAAGTATTTTTAAGCCAAAGGGAACTTTCGGGCAAGCCTTTTTCGCCAGTGTCATCAAGCGGTCCGGTAGACGCTGATTTTGTAAGCGAGGAATATGGCGGATCCACGCAGAATAATAATCTTACGTCGCCTTTTTACAAGACATATTTTAGGTCTTCGCTTGGCGAGCACCAGCATTTTTTGGCCAATGGTTATGCTAATGGTTGGTGGATTAAGCGACCGGACTGCCTTGAACAAGGAGATAAGTGTCAGAATTTCGAAATCATTATTGAATTTTGGCCACAAAGGATTTATTATCTCGGTGGCTTGATTTCCGGTCTGTCATTTTGTTTGATATTGTTTTATTTGATCAAAAAAATACGGTCGAGGGAATAA